A window of Candidatus Nitrospira allomarina genomic DNA:
ACCGGTCCTATAGCCCTCGCAAAAAATCTTACTAAAGCATTCCAGTCTCTGGTTGTATCCTGTTTGTAACTTTCCGCACTACGCATTCCACAGCCTTCTATTGAGGAAATCATCCTGCCCGCCGCAGCAGATAGTATCCCGAAATTCCACCTATCAACGAGGCCAGCAGGATGCCCAACTTGGCTTGGAGGATCAATACGTCATCGTTGAAAGCCAGTCCGGTGATAAACAACGACATCGTGAAACCCACCGAGGCAAGCATCGCAGCACCAAAGAGGTGCCGCCAGCCTGTCTGTTCCGGAAAGGAGGCCCACCGAAAATGGATCAGGATATAGCACATGGCCATGATGCCCAACACCTTACCCCCCAGCAGCCCCGCTCCCACTCCTAAGGTGACCGGACTCGCCAACTGATTCAGGAAGTCAGCCGGAAAGCTGATTCCGGCATTCGCCAACGCAAAGACCGGCATCACCACAAACGCCACGAAGGGGTGCATGCCATGTTCCAACCGTTGGAGCGGAGTCAAGGCCTCCCTGGCCACCGCGCGGATGTCTTCAAGCACATGGAGCTGCTCATCCGTCACCAGGGTCAGGTCATTGCTTTTGGCCATCTCAAACCGGTCCCCCAAGGCCTTAATGCGTGAAACGAATCCCTTGTCTGAGATCTTCACGTTGGCAGGAATCGTGAACGCGGCCAGCACCGCGGCAATGGTGGCATGCACTCCTGATAAGAGGAACGCCAGCCACAGGCCGCCGATTCCCAGCAGTCCATACCACAGAATGTTGCGTACACCCAGGAGATTGGACGTCACCAGCAGGATCATGAATCCTGCACCGGCTGCCAGATTGATGAGGTCAATGTGTGATGTATAAAAAACCGCAATGACCAGCACCGCGCCAAGGTCATCCGCGATGGCCAGAGCGGTAAGAAATACTTTAAGCGATAATGGGACCCTGTTGCCCAATAGGGAGATAATGCCGAGCGCGAAGGCGATATCGGTCGCCATGGGTATGCCCCATCCGGCACTGGCGTCGCCCGACGAATTGAACGCGAGGTAGATCAACGCCGGCACAACCATGCCGCCTACCCCCGCAGCGATAGGGAGCAGCGCATCACGGGGATTGCTTAGTTCACCCGCCATGATCTCACGCTTCAGCTCCAACCCGATCACGAAGAAGAAGACGGCCATCAGCCCATCATTGATCCAATGATGCAGGGTCTTGCTGACAAGAAAATCATTGAAACCGACCGATATTTCATTATCCCAAAGATGGTGGTAGGCATCCGCAAAGGGAGAATTGGCCAGAACCAAAGCCACCAGGGCGGCAACGAACAGCACAATGCCACTGGTGGTCTGCCTGGCAAGAAAGCTGTTAAGGGGATCGGTCAGCCAAATATCGACTGGGGTTTTCTTCATGCTTCGAAACTACCATGAAGAGGGGGATTGCGAAACCGAATGCCAGATCGATTTCTTATGGCACGGAACCCGCGTCCCGCAACTTCCTGATTCCCTTGAGCGGAATGCCCAATATCATCTGGGGGCAATGCCATCACCTCCCCTATCTTTCGCATTGGGACAGGAGCCACCACACGTACCACCGCACGGGGGGCATTCAAATCAAGGTGAGGCTCATGAAGGATTAACGAGGGAGATAATGAAATTCTCTGTAATAGAAAATTCGATCAGACCACGCAGACCGTGAACGAAGACCGTAAGCTTCTTGTTGCCCTCATCCACCTGTATCCACCCGGCATTCTGAGCCGGATGCGAAGGATCAGATTCCAGGTCGAAAAACCTGAGACTCCACAAGACTCATTGTTTCTCTCAGGTTGTCTCTATTAACGTCCACGTTCTTCTTTCCTATTGCCCCATGGGAGAGGAAAGATTTTTCGGCAAGAATTCTTTTTTGACATAATCGTTGGGAGGGTCAAATTCCTTCGCTTCGACCGACTTCTCCTCCACCCCGGTCAACCGGCTTTCTGTGACTATGGTTCCATTGGAGAAAATTCTCGTGAAGACCGGGTAGCCTTCAATCTTTCCTAGGGATTCAAAAAACGACGCTGGACCTCCACCACCTTTAAATGCCCCTTGCCATACCTCTTGAGAAAAGGCTGCCATATCTTGAAACACGCCTCGGGCTTCCTGGCTGCCGGGAACCTGCTTCCAATCACTCACGCAATGTTCTGCAACTTTTTCGTTTTCCCGCCAGGTTTCATATTTCACACAGGGATAGCCATTGATGGTCTGCCTTTCGCCGGTTTTTTTGACCTGCATCTCGACCTTCCCGCCCAACATGGCGGGATTGATCCCCTGCCCGGCAAACATCTTTTCCATCATGGCCCGTCGTTCCGGGGGCATATTCTTTAACATTTCCTGCATCTTTTCCAAGGCCGGATTGATCTGTTGGCCAAGACTGACCATCGTGGCCTTGTCCATAGCACGCCAGGTGTGATCTCCATGATTGATCAGCAGAATTTCCTCCCGATCGCCTCGATAAATAACCGTGGATTGACTGGTCCCGGCGTCATTCAACGTCATTTTCAAATTCTTCCCGTCAACCGTCATCGCGTCGGTTCTGGAAGGCACCGCTGTCCGATTGGGAAAAATGGTCTCGACATGAAAAACCACGCCTGCACAGACCGTCGTCTGAATGCCCAGCACCAACCCGCCCACAAGGCCCAGAACCTTCACCATATCAACCTCCTGACGCGTAATAGATGACACTGCCTGCTGCTTGACATATGGTAAACACCGAGACCCGTCAATTTCTCAAAATTCAACCCGATTCACAAGTCATTTCATGCGGAAAAGCCATAATGAACTCTTCTCCCACCTGCCATTTTGATCCCACCAAGAACCATTTTTCATGCAGAGAGCTAGGAATTGGTTTCCCCTTCCTGGTAAAAGGAGTTTAGACAGGTAAGGCTCGTTAGACGACCACCCCACATAACCGACAGGCAGACATCCCTTAAAAGAGGTCACGAGTTGTTGTGACCTTTCACGGTTTCGTCATCATGGTCAGGGACCATACGCTGCCCGGCGCGACACGACCATCGGGTCGCGGGGTAGGACAACGGTAAGAAGGCCCAGGCTCTAAAAGGTGAGGCCAACCAGCCCAAGGAAGACGGTTTAAACCGTCCCTTCTTTTCGTCTTTAACGAACATCACATATCGACAGACCGGCTCAACGTCGGCTGGCACACAATATCAGGACCTCATCCAGAAAGGTTGCAAAACCGTCATGAAACACGATGCCTCCAACTCACCCACGGCTCCAACGATGAAGGGCTTTTCACCCGGCTTTGCCGCTCTCGGCCTTGAGGCGGCGCTGCTGACCACGCTTGAAGCATTAGGATATGAAGAGCCCACCCCCATTCAACGCGAAGCCATTCCTCCGCTATTGGCGGGAAACGACCTTCTGGGGCGGGCCGCAACCGGAACTGGAAAAACTGCTGCATTCACGCTTCCCCTGCTCCAGCGTCTTGCCCATTCGCCCAAGCAGCCACATCCTTCAGCCCTTATTCTCGTGCCCACCCGCGAATTGGCCATACAAGTTTGCGAGGCTGTGCAGCGTTATGGGAAGCAGCAGGCCATCGCCATCCTCGCGGTTTATGGAGGTCAAGCCATCCGACCCCAGCTCATCGCGTTGAAACGCGGAGTGGATATCGTCGTGGCGACGCCAGGACGGGCACTGGACCATATACGGCGTAAAACCCTTCATCTCAAGGACCTGCAGATTGTGGTGCTGGATGAAGCTGATGAGATGCTGAATATGGGGTTCGCGGAAGATCTGGATGCCATTCTGAAACAAACCCCGACGACCAGGCAGACCGCACTGTTTTCAGCAACCATGCCTCCACGCATCGCATCAATCGCCCGACATCATCTGCGCAACCCCATCGAGATTCAGATCATCAAGGAACCGGTAAAGGCCGGTGTGGCCCCTCGGGTGCACCAGACGGCCTACCTTGTGGCCAGGCCACATAAAGTGGCGGCCCTGGCCAGAATCCTGGATATGTCCAGTCCAAAGTCCGCCTTGGTGTTTTGCCGAACACGATTGGAAGTCGATGAGCTGACCTCCATGCTCAACGGCCGCGGATACCGGGGAGAAGGCCTGCATGGCGGGATGAACCAGGCTCAACGGGATCGGGTGATGCAATCGTTCCGTGCCGGGAAAACCGAGCTGCTTGTTGCAACCGACGTGGCGGCCCGGGGTCTGGATATTCCTCACGTATCACACGTAGTGAATTACGATGTCCCGTCCTCTCCCGAAGCCTACGTCCATCGTATCGGACGAACCGGACGCGCAGGACGCGCCGGTGAAGCTATTACCCTTGTGGAATCCCGGGAACGCTGGCTGCTGCAAAATATAGAACGCTTGACCAAATCCAAAGTCGAGATGGGCACCCTCCCGACGGGGGCCGACCTTCAAGCTAAGCGCCTTGAACAGATTGGCGTTTCCATTCAAGAGATTCTCAAGACCAACGACTTTGAGCAATTCCGAGCCGTGGTCAACACCCTCACCGAAAAATATGACCCCGCGGATGTCGCCGCAGCCGCCCTTCAATTGGCCTATGGGTCAAAGACAGGTAATCGGGTTGAAGAGGATATTCCTGCAATACGGGACCGGACACCTGACACATCCCAGACGGCCAGACGGCCAAGGCGAGGGTCATCGGATTTCCCCGATTCCGGAAGGGCTTTCAGGGGAGGAGGAGGCGGTGGTAGGCCCTCCGTCAGGCGGGAACGGCACAGTCAATCTACAAGCATGGCGACCTTGCATGTGAACGCCGGTCGAATGGCCGGGGTCCGCACAGGGGATCTGGTCGGTGCCATCGCCAATGAGGCCGGAATTCATTCGAATGTGATTGGCCCAATTAAAGTTTCCGATCAATTCTCTCTGGTCAAAGTACCGGAAGAGCATGTCCATGGCATTATCAAGGCTCTAGGGCGGACACGAATTAAAGGGCAAAAAGTCACCATCCGCCTCTATAAGGAATAAGGGAATTCCTGACACCGGCAGTGATGCAATGTTCTCAATACTGTGCTTGTTGGGCCGTACATCATAACGAGGATTAAAAATAGCCATGAGAACCTGACATGGCGTCTGTCTCTCTCACTCTGAAATTGGATTTAGGTTATGCCTAGTGCTCTGACGATTCTTGATGTGCGTGACCGTCTTACCAAAGCCCGGTCGGTCACGGTCCTTACCGGTGCGGGAATTTCCGCGGATAGCGGCGTGCCGACTTTTCGCGGACCCGAAGGCTTGTGGAAAAATTACCGGCCGGAAGAACTGGCATCACCCGAGGCCTTTGCCCGGGACCCGAAACTTGTTTGGGAGTGGTATAACTGGCGGCGTGAATTGGTCGCAACCAAACACCCGAATGCGGCACACAAAACCCTCGTTGAATTGGAACGACGGAATGAACACTTTTGGCTCATCACGCAGAACGTCGATGGACTTCATGCCCTGGCCGGCTCGCAACGTCTTTCCGAAATCCATGGCAACATCTGGAAAGTGCGTTGTACGCAATGCAACCGGATTTCGCCGAACCGCGACCTGCCTTTGGTCTATCCACCCCTCTGCACGGACTGTTCGGGGTTATTACGTCCTCATATTGTGTGGTTTGGAGAATCATTGGATCAGGAAGATATGAACCGCAGTTATCAGGCATTGCGAACTTGTGATATCCTTCTGATTATTGGCACGTCAGGCGTGGTCTATCCGGCTGCATCCTTTGCTTCCATTGCCAAAGACGGTGGCGCATTAGTGGTCGAGCTGAATTTGGACCCGACGCCAAACTCCTCTGTTGTGGACGTAGCCTTTCAAGGCCGTGCCAAAGACCTGGTGCCGCTGTTGTGCGAAGTCACCTAATCGCGCCATTTCTTGACTCCCTTCGTGGGGGTTTGTTACGTTTTTTTGTTTAGGGATTCCCAGTACTTACGTTTGGAGCACGGTATGCAATTGACGATCAATGGTAAACCTGAAACCCTGGAGGTTTCGACGGTGCTAGACGTCTTGAAAACCAAAGACATTGACCCGCAACTCGTCGCGGTAGAACTGAATACGCAGATGGTTGATCAGGAGCAACTAGGAACCACCTCCATTAAAGATGGCGATAAACTAGAGTTTTTGTTTTTCATGGGCGGTGGCGCGTGAGTGCCGGATTTCTTCGGAATATTACGGATGGCATTGGGCATACTCCGTTAGTACGATTAAACCGGCTTTCCCCTCCAGGCGGAGCCACAATTTATGGGAAGGCGGAATTTTACAATCCCGGCGGCAGCGTGAAAGACCGCATCTGCCTCAATATGATTGATGAGGCAGAGCAAAAGGGACTGCTCAAGCCGGGCGGCACCATAGTGGAACCGACCAGCGGCAATACCGGCATTGGATTAGCCTTGGTGTCTGCCGTTCGGGGTTACAAACTGATCCTTGTCATGCCGGAAGGGATGAGCCTGGAACGGGCCAGCCTGCTCTCCTCGTATGGCGCGCAATTGGTATTGACTCCTGCTCGGGAAGGGATGCGTGGATCAATTAAAGAAGCAGAGAGTATTTTGGACCAAAATCCCGAATACTTCATGCCCAACCAGTTTTCTAATCCGGCCAATCCAGCCATGCATCGTAAGACCACGGCGTTGGAAATCTGGGAGGCATTGGATGGCAAGGTGGATGCATTTGTGGCTGCAGTGGGCACCGGCGGAACAATTACCGGCTGCGGAGAATTGTTTAAAGAAAAAAATCCCTCGGTCAAGGTGATTGCGCTAGAGCCAGCCGGCTCTCCCGTTTTATCCGGAGGAGAACCCGGACCACACAGAATCCAAGGGATCGGCGCAGGCTTCGTTCCCAAGGTGCTGAATCGCTCACTCATTGATGAAATTATGACTGTGACTGATGAAGAGGCTTACCAAACCACGAAGCAACTCGCCAGAAAGGAAGGGCTCCTGGTGGGAATATCTGCTGGGGCCAATGTGTTTGCCGCTCAAAAGGTCGCAGAATCCTTAGGGCCGCATAAGAATGTGGTGACGATTCTTTGCGATACAGGTGAACGATATCTGAGCATTGAGAAATATTTCAATATTTAGCGGATTTTCACTGAACCCTTTCCATGAAGGAAGAGCCGAGATGAGAGGAGCACACAACATCCCTCTCTCAAGCAAGATAAGAAAATTTAAGTTATGCCAGAGCATATCGGCTTTCTGAGAAAAATTCTCATGGCCAAGAATTATTTTTGAATATCAACACGCCTCATTCTCCTCTAATATGGGGAAGACCCCATACACCGTAAAAGGTCAGAGATCATATGAGTTTCACAGAAGATCAGATTACCCGTTATAGCCGACACATTTTATTACCCGAAATGGGCGGCAAGGGACAAAAAAAATTATCACAAGCCAAAGTCTTTATTGTTGGAGCTGGAGGTCTGGGATGCCCTGTCGCCTATTACCTTGCCGCAGCCGGCATTGGTACCATTGGATTGATTGATAGCGATGTGGTGGATCTTTCCAACCTCCAACGACAAATCCTTCACCATACTCCGGATGTAGGACGGTCCAAGGTACTTTCGGCCAAGGAAAAAATTCTGGCGTTAAACCCTGATGTTCAGGTCAACATGCATGAAGAGCGATTGACGTCTCGCAATGCTCGAGACCTGATCAGCCAATACGATATCGTTATCGATGGCGTCGACAACTTCCCGGCCAAATTTTTGATCAATGACGCCTGTTATATGGAGAATAAGCCCCTCGTCCATGGCGGAATCCTCCGGTTCGAAGGACGGGTCTTCACGATTATTCCCAATCAATCCGCCTGCTATCGTTGTATTTTCAAAAATCCGCCGCCCGCCGGCGTGGTTCCTACTTGCCAGGAGGCCGGAATCATCGGAGTCGTTGCGGGAATAATTGGAACCATTCAGGCCACAGAGGCCATGAAACTCATCCTCAACATTGGAACGCCATTGACGAACCGCATCCTGGATTTTGACGCACGCACCACCGCGTTTCGGGAAATTCGCGTCAAACGGAATCCTTCCTGTGCACTTTGCGGCCCAAATCCTTCGTTGACGGAACTCATCGACTATGAACAAGAGGCGTGCCAACTTCAACCATCGGCTACAACGCTAACCAACGGATAAACCCCACCGGTTAAGAGGGGAGGATGATGCTATGAAAAAAATGCAAGCTCTGGTGTGTCGGGAGTGCGGAAAAGAATATCCTACCCAGGATATTCATGTATGCGAATTATGCTTTGGGCCACTGGAAGTCAAATACGATTATGCCGCCATCAAACAGGTCATGTCGCGTGAAAAGATTGCATCCGGCCCTCACAGCCTTTGGCGATATGTGGACCTCCTCCCCGTGGAAGGCACGAATTTCATCGGTCTTCATGCCGGATTTACCCCGCTGGTTCATGCCAAAAACCTTGGGGCCTTTCTCGGCCTGGACAACCTGTACATAAAAAATGATTGCGTCAATCATCCGACGCTGTCGTTTAAAGATCGCGTGGTAGCCATCGCCTTAACTCGAGCCAGAGAACTGGGATTTGAAACAGTCGCCTGCGCTTCAACCGGCAATCTGGCAAATTCAGTGTCGGCTCATGCAGCCTCCGCAGGGATGAAATGCTATGTGTTCATTCCCGGCGACCTGGAAGCTGCGAAGGTGCTGGGGAATTTGATTTATCGTCCCAATGTCGTGGAAATTGAAGGAAACTATGATGATGTCAATCGACTCTGCAGCGAAATCGCGGGAGAACGCCACTGGGCATTCGTCAATATCAATATCCGCCCCTATTATGCTGAAGGCTCGAAAACCTTGGCCTTTGAAACGGTCGAGCAATTAGGGTGGCGGGCTCCGGATCAGGTCGTAGTGCCCATGGCTTCGGGATCCTTGCTCACGAAAATTTGGAAAGGCCTCAAAGAATTTGAGAAGTTGGGCCTGGTGGATTCGGTGAAGACCAAGGTAAACGGGGCGCAAGCAGAGGGCTGCTCCCCCATTGCCACGGCATTTCGTGAGAATCGGGATTTTTTTAAACCGGTGAAGCCACACACCATCGCCAAATCACTGGCCATCGGCAATCCGGCGGATGGATACTATGCATTAAAAACCGCCGCGGAAAGCCAGGGGGCCATGGAGGCCGTCACCGATGATGAAATAGTAGAGAGCATTAAACTTCTGGCTCAAACGGAAGGAATTTTTGCTGAAACCGCCGGAGGAGTCACTATCGGCGTCCTTCGCAAATTGGTAAAACAAGGGCGCATTCAAAAAAATGATGTGACTGTGGCCTACATTACCGGTAACGGACTGAAAACTCAGGAAGCGGTTGTCGATTCCGTTGGACGCCCATTTCGCATCCCACCCAGTCTCAGTCACTTTATTAAGACTTTTGCCATAGAGGAGTCAGCATGATTAAGGTCAGAATTCCCACTCCCTTGCGCCCCATGACCGGAGGAAAAAGTGAGGTGGAAATAGCAGGGAACACGGTGTCTGAAATTATTGACAATTTGGGGTCTGCCCATCCCGGCATTAAGGAACGAGTTTATGATGAACAGGGAGAGGTACGGCGGTTCATCAATATCTATGTCAACGAAGAAGATATTCGATTTTTGACCGGCAAGGATACCCCACTGAAGGACGGAGATGAAGTCTCCATCATCCCCGCAATCGCAGGAGGTTCATGATGGCCAAACTACGCTTTCACATTCGGTATCCCGAAGATAAAATTCCTTCTCCCATCCTGTATGAAATCGGACAGGAATACCAGGTCGTACCCAGCATTCGACGGGCCGATGTCCGTGAGACGACCGGATGGATGGATGTGGAATTTTCTGGAGAAACTGATGAAATTGACCGGGCTATTCAGGGTCTTCGTCAAAAAGGCTGTATGGTTGATCCGATTGAACTGAACGTCGTTGAATAAGGATTTCGCTTCTTATGGAATTTACTGAATCTCAAATCCAGCGTTACAGCCGTCAGATCATTCTGTCGGAAGTGGGCGGCAAAGGACAGAAAAAGTTACAGGATGCCAAAATCCTGGTGATTGGAGCAGGAGGACTTGGTTCTCCCGCAGCTCTGTATCTGGCTGCGGCCGGAATAGGAACCTTAGGTCTGACTGACGGCGATGTCGTGGACTTATCCAATCTTCAACGGCAAATTTTGCATACAACCGACCGGATAGGTGTTTCAAAGGTTGAATCCGGCGGAACATTATTGTCAGCCCTCAATCCTGAAACCACACTCAAGCTGTATCCCGAACATGTAAGCGCCACCAATATCCTGTCCTTAATTGAAGCCTATGACATCATATTGGACGGATCAGACAATTTTTCCACACGGTTTCTCGTTAATGATGCCTGTTTCTTTGCAAAAAGGACACTGATTTCAGGTAGCATTTTTCGATTTGAAGGGCAATTAGCCACCATTAAGCCCCATGAAGGATTTCCCTGTTATCGCTGTTTATATCCAGAGCCTCCACCCCCCGGCCTTGTGCCAAATTGTCAAGAAGCCGGGGTGTTAGGCGTGTTAGCCGGGACCATTGGTGTTTTGCAAGCCAATGAAGCCATTAAAGAAGTCCTTGGTCTCGGAGAAAGTTTGGCCAAACATCTTCTTCTCTACGATGCCCTGGATATGACATTCAGAAAGGTTGGTCGCCCAAAATCTCCAGACTGTCCTCTTTGTGGACCACATCCCACTATCACCAAACTTGTTGAACAGGAAGTCTCCTGTAGTATCTAGGTCCATGCTTGCCATTCCGTCCAGCATCATCAACAATATGATTGTTCATGCCCGGGAGTTAGCTCCTCATGAATGTTGCGGCATTCTCTCAGGAACCGAAAATACCATCGCCGAGGACTATCGCATTACCAATATTCTGGCTGCGTTATCAGAACAGGATCTTACACGTTTTGACCCAGCCAAATTAACCGACCTGCAACGCTTATCACCGGAGGAGCGAGCGGATATTGCCTTTCAAATGGATGCCAGAGAAATGGCCATGGCTCAGCGGGACATTCGTTCAAAAAACCTTGATCTGTTAGGTTTTTACCATTCCCACACCTTTAGTCCGGCTAGACCCTCTCAAACGGATATCACCATTGCCATGGAATTTGAAAGCTACCGGACCAAACTCCACCTCCCGGAACCGTTTCACTTGATTATTTCCTTAGAGCATACGGATCAGCCCGTAGTCCGAGCCTATAAAATCCAGGAGTCCAAAGCCACCGAAATTCCCATCAACACCTTGCCCTAAGTCCGACCAATCATGCCAGCAATTTTTATTGGAAAGGCCATAGACTTCCAACCAAGAATATTGAGATAATGATAAAGGCTTCTCAAAGCAACAAGAGGAGAAAATTATGCCAATCCCCCATCACCTGTTAGGTTTTCTGCTAGGGTTGATTGTATTTTTTCAACCTGGATCACAGGTGTTTGCCGAAGCTTCGACCTCACTCCAGAAGTTCAACAGCCCTATTATGAAAATTGAATCGGACAAAGGGGTATTTTTAATTACGACCGATTCCGGCATTCAATGGGTTCAAGTTGATGAAGCGGCAAAGATTCAACTGAAGACATTGGATGTAGGAGATATCATCGACGTAATCGTCGAAATGCGATCAGATAACGCCCCGCCATTGGTTAAATCCTGGAAATTAGCCAGAAGTGGTTCATCCTGTAAAGTATTCAATGGCAAAACCTGCAGTCCTTAAGACTTTCTTAACGGCACAATTCTCCCCCCTACTTCCACCGACCTCAGCTGATCTTTATTGTTTCTATGCGCCAAAACGCAGCTGAATTGTTCTTGACAGCGTTCCGCCAGTAGAACGTATCGCCATTGGCCGTGACTCCCGACATACCAGGGATATCGGGAGAGACCCAGATTTACCAATGAAGAATTTTTCCGATTTCC
This region includes:
- the nhaA gene encoding Na+/H+ antiporter NhaA, encoding MKKTPVDIWLTDPLNSFLARQTTSGIVLFVAALVALVLANSPFADAYHHLWDNEISVGFNDFLVSKTLHHWINDGLMAVFFFVIGLELKREIMAGELSNPRDALLPIAAGVGGMVVPALIYLAFNSSGDASAGWGIPMATDIAFALGIISLLGNRVPLSLKVFLTALAIADDLGAVLVIAVFYTSHIDLINLAAGAGFMILLVTSNLLGVRNILWYGLLGIGGLWLAFLLSGVHATIAAVLAAFTIPANVKISDKGFVSRIKALGDRFEMAKSNDLTLVTDEQLHVLEDIRAVAREALTPLQRLEHGMHPFVAFVVMPVFALANAGISFPADFLNQLASPVTLGVGAGLLGGKVLGIMAMCYILIHFRWASFPEQTGWRHLFGAAMLASVGFTMSLFITGLAFNDDVLILQAKLGILLASLIGGISGYYLLRRAG
- a CDS encoding DUF4412 domain-containing protein, with the translated sequence MVKVLGLVGGLVLGIQTTVCAGVVFHVETIFPNRTAVPSRTDAMTVDGKNLKMTLNDAGTSQSTVIYRGDREEILLINHGDHTWRAMDKATMVSLGQQINPALEKMQEMLKNMPPERRAMMEKMFAGQGINPAMLGGKVEMQVKKTGERQTINGYPCVKYETWRENEKVAEHCVSDWKQVPGSQEARGVFQDMAAFSQEVWQGAFKGGGGPASFFESLGKIEGYPVFTRIFSNGTIVTESRLTGVEEKSVEAKEFDPPNDYVKKEFLPKNLSSPMGQ
- a CDS encoding DEAD/DEAH box helicase, producing MKHDASNSPTAPTMKGFSPGFAALGLEAALLTTLEALGYEEPTPIQREAIPPLLAGNDLLGRAATGTGKTAAFTLPLLQRLAHSPKQPHPSALILVPTRELAIQVCEAVQRYGKQQAIAILAVYGGQAIRPQLIALKRGVDIVVATPGRALDHIRRKTLHLKDLQIVVLDEADEMLNMGFAEDLDAILKQTPTTRQTALFSATMPPRIASIARHHLRNPIEIQIIKEPVKAGVAPRVHQTAYLVARPHKVAALARILDMSSPKSALVFCRTRLEVDELTSMLNGRGYRGEGLHGGMNQAQRDRVMQSFRAGKTELLVATDVAARGLDIPHVSHVVNYDVPSSPEAYVHRIGRTGRAGRAGEAITLVESRERWLLQNIERLTKSKVEMGTLPTGADLQAKRLEQIGVSIQEILKTNDFEQFRAVVNTLTEKYDPADVAAAALQLAYGSKTGNRVEEDIPAIRDRTPDTSQTARRPRRGSSDFPDSGRAFRGGGGGGRPSVRRERHSQSTSMATLHVNAGRMAGVRTGDLVGAIANEAGIHSNVIGPIKVSDQFSLVKVPEEHVHGIIKALGRTRIKGQKVTIRLYKE
- a CDS encoding SIR2 family NAD-dependent protein deacylase, which codes for MPSALTILDVRDRLTKARSVTVLTGAGISADSGVPTFRGPEGLWKNYRPEELASPEAFARDPKLVWEWYNWRRELVATKHPNAAHKTLVELERRNEHFWLITQNVDGLHALAGSQRLSEIHGNIWKVRCTQCNRISPNRDLPLVYPPLCTDCSGLLRPHIVWFGESLDQEDMNRSYQALRTCDILLIIGTSGVVYPAASFASIAKDGGALVVELNLDPTPNSSVVDVAFQGRAKDLVPLLCEVT
- the thiS gene encoding sulfur carrier protein ThiS, with the translated sequence MQLTINGKPETLEVSTVLDVLKTKDIDPQLVAVELNTQMVDQEQLGTTSIKDGDKLEFLFFMGGGA
- the cysK gene encoding cysteine synthase A; this translates as MSAGFLRNITDGIGHTPLVRLNRLSPPGGATIYGKAEFYNPGGSVKDRICLNMIDEAEQKGLLKPGGTIVEPTSGNTGIGLALVSAVRGYKLILVMPEGMSLERASLLSSYGAQLVLTPAREGMRGSIKEAESILDQNPEYFMPNQFSNPANPAMHRKTTALEIWEALDGKVDAFVAAVGTGGTITGCGELFKEKNPSVKVIALEPAGSPVLSGGEPGPHRIQGIGAGFVPKVLNRSLIDEIMTVTDEEAYQTTKQLARKEGLLVGISAGANVFAAQKVAESLGPHKNVVTILCDTGERYLSIEKYFNI
- a CDS encoding HesA/MoeB/ThiF family protein; translated protein: MSFTEDQITRYSRHILLPEMGGKGQKKLSQAKVFIVGAGGLGCPVAYYLAAAGIGTIGLIDSDVVDLSNLQRQILHHTPDVGRSKVLSAKEKILALNPDVQVNMHEERLTSRNARDLISQYDIVIDGVDNFPAKFLINDACYMENKPLVHGGILRFEGRVFTIIPNQSACYRCIFKNPPPAGVVPTCQEAGIIGVVAGIIGTIQATEAMKLILNIGTPLTNRILDFDARTTAFREIRVKRNPSCALCGPNPSLTELIDYEQEACQLQPSATTLTNG
- the thrC gene encoding threonine synthase — encoded protein: MKKMQALVCRECGKEYPTQDIHVCELCFGPLEVKYDYAAIKQVMSREKIASGPHSLWRYVDLLPVEGTNFIGLHAGFTPLVHAKNLGAFLGLDNLYIKNDCVNHPTLSFKDRVVAIALTRARELGFETVACASTGNLANSVSAHAASAGMKCYVFIPGDLEAAKVLGNLIYRPNVVEIEGNYDDVNRLCSEIAGERHWAFVNINIRPYYAEGSKTLAFETVEQLGWRAPDQVVVPMASGSLLTKIWKGLKEFEKLGLVDSVKTKVNGAQAEGCSPIATAFRENRDFFKPVKPHTIAKSLAIGNPADGYYALKTAAESQGAMEAVTDDEIVESIKLLAQTEGIFAETAGGVTIGVLRKLVKQGRIQKNDVTVAYITGNGLKTQEAVVDSVGRPFRIPPSLSHFIKTFAIEESA
- a CDS encoding ubiquitin-like small modifier protein 1 → MIKVRIPTPLRPMTGGKSEVEIAGNTVSEIIDNLGSAHPGIKERVYDEQGEVRRFINIYVNEEDIRFLTGKDTPLKDGDEVSIIPAIAGGS
- a CDS encoding NIL domain-containing protein, producing MMAKLRFHIRYPEDKIPSPILYEIGQEYQVVPSIRRADVRETTGWMDVEFSGETDEIDRAIQGLRQKGCMVDPIELNVVE
- the moeB gene encoding molybdopterin-synthase adenylyltransferase MoeB, which codes for MEFTESQIQRYSRQIILSEVGGKGQKKLQDAKILVIGAGGLGSPAALYLAAAGIGTLGLTDGDVVDLSNLQRQILHTTDRIGVSKVESGGTLLSALNPETTLKLYPEHVSATNILSLIEAYDIILDGSDNFSTRFLVNDACFFAKRTLISGSIFRFEGQLATIKPHEGFPCYRCLYPEPPPPGLVPNCQEAGVLGVLAGTIGVLQANEAIKEVLGLGESLAKHLLLYDALDMTFRKVGRPKSPDCPLCGPHPTITKLVEQEVSCSI
- a CDS encoding M67 family metallopeptidase, with translation MLAIPSSIINNMIVHARELAPHECCGILSGTENTIAEDYRITNILAALSEQDLTRFDPAKLTDLQRLSPEERADIAFQMDAREMAMAQRDIRSKNLDLLGFYHSHTFSPARPSQTDITIAMEFESYRTKLHLPEPFHLIISLEHTDQPVVRAYKIQESKATEIPINTLP